The Streptomyces uncialis genomic interval GGCGGCCCGCCGTCCGGCTCCGGCTCCGGCTCCGGCTCCGGCTCCGGCAAGACGGTCGGTGCTGTGGCCGATGGTCCGCTGACGGACACCGGGCTGCCGTCCGGCGACCTGTACGACCCGGCGACGGGGCTGCTCGCACCGACCGGGCTGCTCACCGCGGTGGTCTGCGGCGATCCCGACATCGCGGGCCGACTGGCCGAAAGGCTCGGCGGCCACGCGTCCCTGGACGCCCCTCTGCCCCCGTCCGTACTGCTCGGCGGCACCGCCCTCGACGAGCTGCCGCTCGGCGATGCCCGCACCGCGGTCCTCGTCCAGGACAAGGACCCGGTGCTGCTCTCGGGCACCCTGCGTGAACTGCTCGACATCCCCGCGTCGGGCGGGGTGTCGGCGGAGCGGGCCCTGGACGCGGCGCAGTGCGGTGACGTCCTGGACGCGCTCTCCCAGAGCTCGGCCGACGCCACCGACCCGTTCGACGCCCGGATCACGGAACGCGGCCGTTCGCTTTCGGGCGGCCAGCGCCAGCGGCTGGCGCTCGCGCGTTCGCTGGTGACGGACCCCGAGGTCCTGGTGCTCGACGAACCCACATCAGCCGTGGACTCGCACACCGAGGACCGGATCGCGGAGGGTGTCCGCACCCTGCGCGACGGACGGACGACCGTGGTGCTCACCTCGTCACCACTGCTGCTGGACCGCGCCGACCGTGTGGTCCTGATCCACGACGGCGAGGTCATGGCGATCGGTACCCACCGGGAACTGCTCGGGAACGATCCCCGGTACCGCGCCATCGTCACCCGTGAAACCGAGGAAGCCTCGCCGTCCCCGGAACACACCGCCCGGCGGACCGTCCCCGCCTCCCCCTCCGACCAGACATCCGCAGAGACCGAGGGACCGCACGACCTGGACGCACCGTACGCACGCGAAGCACTGGCAGAGATCGAGGAGAAGGCATGATCGGCTTGGCGCCCCCGGCGTACGACCCGGCGGCTCCGACGACGGCGAACACCCTGCCGGTCGGCGCGCCCGCCACCGTACGTGCCTACGTCAAGGAACTCTTCCGACGCCACCGCACGGCCTTCCTCGCGCTCGTCACCGTGAACGCCGTCGCGGTGATCGCCTCCATGGTGGGCCCCTATCTGCTGGGCGCTCTGGTGGAACGGGTGTCCGAGGGCGGCGACGCACTCGGTGAGCTGCGGATCGGCCCGACGGTCGTGGCCTTCGCGGTCGCGCTCGTGGTGCAGGCCGCTTTCATCCAGCAGGTGCGGCTGCGGGGCGCGGTGCTCGGTGAGCAGATGCTCGCGGATCTGCGCGAGGACTTCCTCGTACGGTCGGTACGGCTGCCCCCGGGTGTGCTGGAACGCGCCGGTACCGGCGATCTGCTCTCCCGGATCACCACCGACATCGACCGGCTGTCCAACGCGATGCGTGAGGCCGTGCCTCAGCTGGCGATCGGTGTGGTGTGGGTGGTGCTGCTGCTCGGCGGGCTCACCGTCACCGCCCCCGAACTGGCACCTGCCGTAGTCGTAGCGGTGCCGCTGCTGGTCATCGGCTGCCGCTGGTACTTCAAGCGCGCCCCGGCCGCCTACCGGTCGGAGGCCGCCGGATACGCCGCGGTCGCGAGTGCCCTCGCCGAGACCATCGACGCCGGCCGGACGGTCGAGGCACACCGGCTGGGTGAGCGCCGGGTGGCGCTGTCCGACCTCCGGATCACTCAGTGGACCGCGTGGGAACGCTACACAATGTGGCTGCGGTCCGTCCTGTTCCCCGTCGTCAACCTGACACACATCACCGTGCTGGGCTCCGTACTGATGGTGGGCGGTGTCTTCGTCCTCCAGGGCTGGATCACAGTGGGCCAGCTGACCACCGGGGCGCTTCTGGCCCAGATGCTCGTGGACCCGGTCGGGCTGATCCTGCGTTGGTACGACGAGCTCCAGGTCGCCCAGGTGTCGCTCGCCCGGCTCGTGGGGGTGCGGGACATCGAGCCCGAGGAGGGTGACGACTCGGTGTCGCCCGAGGGCCGCGCGGTGCACGCCGACGCGGTGCGGTTCGGCTACCGCGCGGGGGTCGACGTCCTGCGCGACGTGTCGCTGAGGGTCGAACCCGGTACCCGGCTCGCCCTGGTCGGCCCGTCCGGCGCCGGCAAGTCGACGCTGGGCCGGCTGCTCGCCGGGATCTACGCCCCAGGTGGTGGCGCCATCACCCTCGGTGGGGCCGAGCTGTCGCGGATGCCCGCGGAGCGGGTGCGCTCCCATGTGGCGCTCGTCAACCAGGAGCATCATGTGTTCGTGGGCTCGCTCCGTGACAATCTCCGGCTGGCACGTTCCACCGCTGAGGACCCCGAGCTGTGGGCCGCTCTCGAAGCGGTGGACGCCGAGGTATGGGCGCGTGCGCTGGACGCGGGGCTGGACACCGACGTCGGTTCGGGCGGTCTGGGTCTGACCCCGGCGCAGGCCCAGCAGATCGCGCTGGCCCGACTGGTGCTGGCCGATCCGCACACGCTGGTCCTGGACGAGGCGACCTCCCTCCTCGACCCTCGTGCCGCACGGCATCTGGAGCGGTCGCTCGCCCGGGTGCTCGACGGCCGGACGGTGGTCGCGATCGCGCACCGGCTGCACACCGCCCACGACGCCGAGGTGATCGCCGTGGTCGAGCAGGGCCGCATCACCGAGCTGGGCAGCCATGACGAGTTGGTCGCGGCGGACGGCGCGTACGCGGCGCTGTGGCGGTCCTGGCACGGCTAGGACCTGACCGTCTCCGTGGTCCGGGCGGCACCCGGACCACGGATCGTCGTGGCTCCGACGACGGTCGGTACCCCGGGCACCGACCGCCCTCGGGGCCCGGGACCCCGGCACCCGAAGCCGTTCGGAACAGGGTGCCGACGCAGGTGGTGGCGCGGACGCCGATGCCAGCGACGGTGGCGGTGGCGGTGGCGGTGGCGGTGGCGTCAGATGACGTTCAGCGCGGCGGCCCCACCGACACCGCCGAGCAGCATGAAGGCGGGCATCAGCACCTTCAGCTCGACCCAGCTCCCCGCGCGGAACCGCATCATCTTCGGCGGGCCCAGCGGGTACCAGCGCTTCTTCCCTATCGGGATGGGCCACAGGATCGGGCAACCGGAGATCGTGAGCGCGTCGCCGATGTCGTGGACCAGTGCGCCCAACACGATCGGCAGGCCGAGCCAGAGGTACTCCTGCCCTGGTTCGGTGAACAGCCAGCCCGAGCCGTTGCCCGGCTGATCCAGCACACCGGCGAGAATCCAGGCGCACGCCGCCGCCAGCAGCCAGACGAGGACATCGCTGCTCTGTCCCCTGGTGGCCCGCCACAGCAGGCCCTCGATCGCCAGCACGAGATGGACGAACAGCAGACCGAGCACCGCCCAGCGACCGCCCGTGACCGCGAGCACGGACGCGCCGCCGCCGATGAGGACGGCCCAGAGCCAGGTGTGCGTCAGGGTGCGGTGTCCGCCGGAGCGCCGGGGGTCGCCCGGCTTCCTGGTGCCCTTGTAGACGGCGTACGAGAGCTTGTCGACGATCTCGCACAAGCCCCTGGAGACCGGCCCGAAGGCGCGGGATATCGTCGCGGCCTTGTGGTCGAGGTCGGGTGCGAGCGCGGCGCCGGCGCATATCAGCGCCCCGGTCAGCAGCACGGGCCACGGCATGGTGTGACCGGCCGCTGCCGCCGCGGCCCCCACCCCCAGCCAGGCTGCCGCTCCTGACAGTGAGTGTGCCGGTCCCATCATGGTGGTGCCCCGCCCCATTTCCCTTGTCCGGCCGGTCCACGGCCCGGGCGATGCCGTCATGCCTGGTGGTGGACGTCCGTGTGTGCTGACGCTGTGTCGGCGCATCAGCGTAACGTTCTCGATCTTCGTACGGTCGCCCGATTCCCTGATCGGAGCCGAAGCCAGGCAAGATAAGACAGTGACCCTTATCGATCAGCTTCCGCAGTCCGCCGACCCCGACGCTCTTTACGAGGCCTTCGGGTCGTGGGCCGAGGGGCGTGGCCTCACCCTGTACCCGCATCAGGAGGAGGCGCTGATCGAGGTCGTCTCGGGGGCGAACGTCATCGTCTCCACACCCACCGGCTCGGGAAAGAGCATGATCGCGGCGGGCGCCCACTTCGCGGCCCTGGCACGCGACGAGGTCACCTTCTACACGGCACCGATCAAGGCTCTCGTCTCGGAGAAGTTCTTCGAGCTGTGCAAGATGTTCGGCACGGAGAACGTGGGCATGCTGACGGGTGACGCCTCCGTGAACTCGGACGCGCCCATCATCTGCTGCACCGCCGAGGTCCTCGCGTCGATCGCGCTGCGTGACGGCAGGAACGCCGATGTCGGCCAGGTCGTCATGGACGAGTTCCATTTCTACGCCGAGGGCGACCGGGGCTGGGCCTGGCAGATCCCGCTGCTGGAACTGCCGCAGGCGCAGTTCGTCCTCATGTCGGCGACGCTCGGCGACATGGCGATGTTCGAGAAGGACCTGACCCGTCGTACGGGCAGGCCGACAGCGGTCGTCCGGTCGGCGACCCGCCCGGTGCCGCTGTCCTACGAGTACCGTCTGACGCCGATGACGGACACCCTCACCGAACTCCTGGAGACCAAGCAGGCACCCGTCTACATCGTGCACTTCACCCAGGCCCAGGCGGTGGAACGGGCCCAGGCGCTGATGAGCATCAACATGTGCACGCGGCAGGAGAAGGACCGGATCGCCGAGCTGATCGGCAACTTCCGCTTCACCACGAAGTTCGGCCGCAATCTGTCGCGCTACGTACGCCACGGCATCGGGGTGCACCACGCGGGCATGCTGCCGAAGTACCGGCGGCTGGTGGAGAAGCTCGCCCAGGCGGGACTCCTGAAGGTCATCTGTGGGACGGACACACTGGGTGTCGGTGTCAATGTGCCCATCCGGACCGTACTGTTCACGGCGCTCAGCAAGTACGACGGCAACCGGGTGAGGACCCTGCGGGCGCGGGAGTTCCACCAGATCGCCGGACGGGCGGGGCGCGCGGGATTCGACACGGCCGGCTTCGTGGTGGCCCAGGCGCCCGAGCACGTCATCGAGAACGAGAAGGCCCTGGCGAAGGCGGGGGACGACCCGAAGAAGCGGCGCAAGGTGGTCCGCAAGAAGGCGCCCGAGGGGTTCGTCGGCTGGGGCGAGAGCACTTTCGACAAGCTGATCACCTCGGACCCCGAGCCTCTGACCTCGCGCTTCCGTGTCACCCACACCATGCTGCTCGCGGTGATCGCAAGGCCCGGCAACGCTTTCGACGCGATGCGTCATCTGCTGGAGGACAATCATGAGCCCCGCAAGCAGCAGTTGCGTCATATCCGGCGGGCCATCGCGATCTACCGCTCCCTGCTGGACGGGGGCATCGTGGAGAAGCTGGACGAGCCGGACGCCGAGGGAAGGATCGTGCGGCTGACGGTCGATCTCCAGCAGGACTTCGCGCTCAACCAGCCTTTGTCCACGTTCGCGCTCGCGGCGTTCGAACTCCTCGCCCCCGAGTCCCCGTCGTACGCGCTGGACATGGTGTCCGTGGTGGAGTCCACGCTGGACGACCCCCGGCAGATCCTCGCCGCCCAGCAGAACAAGGCGCGCGGGGAGGCCGTGGCCGCGATGAAGGCCGACGGTGTCGAGTACGAGGACCGCATGGAGCGGCTCCAGGACGTGTCGTACCCGAAGCCGTTGGAGGAGTTGCTGTTCCACGCCTACGACACGTACCGCCACAGCCACCCCTGGGTGGGCGACCACCCGCTGTCGCCGAAGTCGGTCATCCGTGACATGTACGAGCGTGCCATGACGTTCACGGAGTTCGTGTCGTACTACGAACTGGCGCGTACCGAGGGCATCGTGCTGCGGTACCTGGCCAGCGCGTTCAAGGCGCTCGACCACACCGTGCCGGACGATCTGAAGTCGGAGGATCTGCAGGATCTGATCGCCTGGCTCGGTGAGATGGTCCGCCAGGTGGACTCCAGCCTTCTGGACGAGTGGGAGCAGCTCGCCAATCCGGAGGTGATGACGGCGGAGGAGGCGCAGGAGAGGGCCGACCAGGTGAAGCCGGTGACCTCCAACGGCCGCGCGTTCCGGGTACTGGTCCGCAACGCGATGTTCCGCCGGGTGGAGCTGGCGGCTCTCGACCATCTCTCCGAGCTCGGAGAGATGGACAAGGAGTCGGGCTGGGACGCCGACACGTGGGGCGACGCGATGGACAAGTACTGGGACGAGTACGACGACCTGGGTACCGGTCCGGACGCGCGCGGCCCGCGGCTGCTGATGATCCAGGAGGACGCCGAGCACGGTCTGTGGCGGGTGCGGCAGTCCTTCGCGGACCCGAACGGTGATCACGACTGGGGCATCAGCGCGGAGGTGGACCTGACGGCCTCCGACGAGGAGGGCCGGGCTGTCGTCCGTGTCACCTCGGTCGGACAGTTGTGAGACCGCTGAGGGCATGTCAGGTCGCTCCTTCCTGAGGGTGGGATCGCGTTGAGCTCGGTACGGGGCCGGTCGGCCGATCAGCCCCGGCCGCGCAGCAGTCGGGCGAGGAGCCTGCGGTGCCGCACGGGTTTCGGGTGCCGGGGAAGAGAGGCCCGGGGTCGGGCCGGCGGGATCGGGCTGATGGGCACCCGGTCACGGGCGTAAGCGACACAGAGCGCGAGATGCGTCTGGTACCAGCGGATCTCGTCCTCGTCGGCGGCCTTCATCAGGTCGGGTACCAGGGCGGGCGACTGGGTGCCGGAGCCGCTGTGGACGGGTCGCCTGGGCCGTAGGGCGTCGAGGTGTACCCGCTCGTCGGCGTCCGCGACCACATGGGCGATTCGTTCGTCGTCGAGGAAGGAGGCTGTGGCCGCGGCGCTCTGCCAAGGGCCGTCGGCGGTCCTCAGCAGCCTTCCGTGATAGCGACCGCGCCAGTTGCGGGCCCGGACGTCCATGCCTCGGTCGAGTCGTTCCTTGAGCGGGGCGGGCGTCCGACCGGTCAGCAGCTCACGGTTCTCAGGTCGGGCCTTGAACTCCCGGAGATCCTCGGCGAGGTAGAGCCAGACGGTGGCGCGGTAGCGGTTGCGGTAGTAGAGCGCCGGTGTGATCCGGCCCAGCCTGGCCAGTTTGGTGAAGCGGGCCGTGGTGATCCCCAGAAGGTTCGCGCCCTCCGAGGTACCCACCGTCCTCACCCGCTCCCGTAGGGCGTCGGGGAAGCCGTCCTGGGCGCGGACCCGGTCGACTTCCCCGCGGGTGACCCGGCGCTCCCCGGGCCTGGCTCCCGGGGTCGTGCGGATACGTCCGAGCTGGACGGCGAGCTCGAACTCGACGCGCTTGAGTCCGAGTTCCCTCGCTGCCCGGGTCGGGGCGAGGGTCGGTGGAGCGGGCCGCTCCTCCCCCGGCCCGACGGGTGGCGCAACGAGAACCGCATCGAATCGTCCGAACGTTCGGTCGGGTGCGGGCATGATGCTGTTGTTCGACATGTCGGTCTTCCCCCGTGAAGTGGTGTCGATCTCTCGGGAAAACCGTAGCCCGGAACAGCGATGTCCCGCTGAGCCTGTGGATAACTCTGATGGGAGCAGGAAAAGACCAGGCCAGGGCGCTGCGCTCCACTCAGCCGTCGATGATCGCCGTTCGGTCCGGGTGCCTGGCGTCCACGCCGAGATGCTCACCGACGCGATTCACGAGCAGCGTCATCTCATAGGCGACCTGACCGATATCGGCCTCGGCGGTGCTGAGCACGCAGAGGCAACTCCCCTCCCCGGCCGCGGTCACGAACATCACCGCGTCATCGAACTCGATCATCGTCTGGCGTACCTGTCCGGCCCCGAAGTGACGGCCCGACCCCTTGGCCAGGCTGTGCAGTCCCGATGCCACCGCGGCCAGATGCTCCGCGTCCTCGCGAGCCAACGCGCTGCTCGCCCCGGTGACCAGTCCGTCGTTGGAAAGGACCAGCGCATGCCGCACGTACTCGACCCGTTCGGTCAAGTCGTCCAGCAGCCAGCCCAACCCCGTTTTCTGCGCCATCTCCCGCTCTCCCCGATCCCCATCGCCCCCAGCGTTCCCTCCCACCTACCGGAGGCTTCGTCCCGCAAGCCTTCACCACCTATGGCCCCTCGGCAAGCAGGATGGGGACATGGCACAGAAGATGACCGACGAACAGTGGAGAGCCTTCGTTTCGCAGGGCACCCGCACCGCGAAGCTTTCGACTGTTCGGGCCGACGGAAGCCCTCACATCGCACCGATCTGGTTCGTCCTGGACGGTGACGAGCTGGTGTTCAACACAGGGAAGGAGACTGTCAAGGGGCGAAACCTGGCCAGGGACCAGCGTCTGGCGCTGTGCGTGGACGACGATCGGCCCCCCTTCGCCTTCGTCCTGCTCCAGGGGCGCGCGGAGCTGTCCGAGGATCTGGACGAGGTACGCACCTGGGCCGGCCGTATCGGTGCCCGGTACATGGGTGAGGAGCGGGCGGAGGAGTTCGCGACACGTAACGGTGTTCCCGGCGAACTCGTGGTCCGCGTCCATGTCGACAAGGTGGTCGCCTACGACGCGGTCGCCGAATAGCCGCCGCGCGCTGCGCCCTTGCGCATGCCGCGTCTCTGCGTCGCCATGCGGCCGTTGCCGACAGCAGCCGATTGGGGAGTTGCCTCGTACACCGACGAGGACTACCGCTTCCTCGCACTGGCGGTGCGCCGGAGGTGGGTGTCCGGCGGGGGCCCGCTGGATGCCCTCTTCTGCGTGCGTCGTTTCAACCCTATGTTGACCTTCAGGACGGACGACGACCGGTTGCGACCACACCGCTGAGAGGTGGCCTGCATGTTCGGCAGCATCCGCAAGCTCTTCACCAGGGTCGGTGCGAGATCGGCCCGGCCCGGTCCCGCGGAACCCGTCCGTCCGGCGAGGAAGCCGCCGAACCTCTTCGAGGCCGCGGCGGTCTATGTGGCCGCGAGCGCCGACAACGACCAGGAGAGCGCCGACGAGGCACGGGGCTGGGTGTCCCCCGAGGCGCTGTCCTTCGGGGTGAGCGAACTTGCCTGCCGTGCGGTGATCGCTCTCGCCAGGGAGCGCGATGAGTCACCCCGCACGGTGGCGCGGGCCCTGCTCGGTCTGCCCTCCGCGTGATGCTCGCGGGTGCGAGGACGTGAGCTCGTGCGCGGGGAGTGAAGGCATCCTCGTCCCCGTGACATGTGCGTGGGCCTGCCGGGGGGATGGCAGGCCCACGAACGGCTGAGGGGCTCGCGCCTTCCGAGCCGCATGGGCGCGATGTGGGCCACGACACGACAGCGGTGCGGAGCAGCGCCGCTTCGGCGTGACCCATGGCGGGTTCATGGCCGGGCGGGAGTGTCCCGCCGCGTCAGCGTCCCAGTTCCTTCCGGTTGATCCGGCGCAGCCGACGGCGTTGCGAGGGGTCCAGTGCGAGGTAGGCCACGGCGGGAACCCCGAGCACGATCAAGAGTGCGGCCCACCAGGGCAGCCAGATCAACAGGATGAGCCCGGCCGCCACACCTCCAGCGGCGATCTTCGCGTTGTTCGACATCTGTGTCGCCTCCTCCGCGGCGGTTGCCGCTCTCTGAAAAGAGGAACGGCCTGGTCGCCCGTACAGTTCCGGCAGACGACCCTGATCCGACCCTGATGTGATCCCCAAGGCCCGTCGACTCCCGACCACCACGATGCGGTGGAAGGATCGGACCGTCCGGTGGACCGGTGGCACGGCTCCCTAGCCGGCCCGGAGAGGCTCGCCGACCTCGTGCATATGACGCAAGGCTTGCCGGTAGGAATCGATGAGGCCGGTCTCCATGTACGGGATACCCAGCTGACCGCAGTGCTGTCGGACGAGCGGCCGGGCGAGCCGCAGGTGCGGGCGAGGCATGCTGGGGAAGAGGTGGTGCTCGATCTGGTAATTGAGCCCGCCGAGGAACCAGTCGGTGAGCGGGCCGCCCTTGACGTTGCGCGAGGTCAGCACCTGGCGACGTAGATGGCCCCAGCGCTCACCGTCGGGGTCGGGCATGTCCATTCCCTTGTGGTTGGGCGCGAAGGCCATCCCCAGGTGCAGTCCGAAGAGAGCTTGGTGGATCGCGGCGAAGGCGAGCGCCCGGCCGACAGGCATGGCGCCGAGGAGCAGGGCTGCGTACCCGACCACATGGGCTGCGAGCAGGACGCCTTCGACGGCGCGTTCCCGAGGGCTCTGGCGGCGCAGGTCCCGAAATCCGGAGATCTTCAGGGCCACCCCTTCCAGCAGGGTCAACGGGAAGAACAGCCATGCCTGGTGGCGGGTGAGCCAGCGGCGGAATCCGGCACGTCCCTTCGCCTGGGCGCTGGTGAAGACCAGCACGTCCGCCAGTACGTCGGGATCTTTGTCTATGTGGTTCGGGTTGGCGTGGTGACGGTTGTGCTTGTCGTTCCACCAGGCATAGCTCATCCCCAGCAAGAGGTTCCCGTGGACGAGGCCGATGACCCGGCTGGTCCTCTTGTCCGCGGTGATCTGCCCATGTCCGGCGTCATGACCGATGAACGCCGTACGGGCGGACAGGACCGCGAGGACGGGAGCGAGCGACAGTGCCCACCAGGAGTCGCCGATGGCCACCAAGGCGGTGACCACCGAGGCGAGCAGCAAGGCGTTGACCCCGATACCCAGGGAGTACCACCCTGTGCGGCGGTCGAGCAGCCCTTGTGTCCGTACGGTGCGGAGCAGGGGGGTGAACTCGCTGCCAGGGGGCTGTTTGCCTGCTGCGCCCACCTGTGGTTCCACGACGGGTGCGACGGCCTCGGGCATGGGGTCTCCGGTCTACGAAAGGGGCTGACCTGGTGAAACGTACGGTTTCGCGCCCCTGGGTGACCATGCGGCCACCACCCGTTCCCTGCTGGGGTGTTCCCGCCCGGACAGAGGGGGGCTGGCTCCACCCCCTGGTGCACAATGTGAGCAGGGTCACGCATCAAGCACCCCACAAGGAGGTGGTCGGTGTATATAGTCGGCCGCTTGCTTGCTAGTCAAACTTGAGGAGCGTGCCGTCTCAGTGCACAGCATTTCTCCGGCATCACCGCTCGTGATCACCGATCTCGCCGGTTGCTCCGTGGTATTCGTCCCCGCGTCCCCTCCGCGGAGCGGACGCGTCGCCTTCTGGTGCCCGTCCGGGGACCCCCTGCCGGTGATGCCCACGGACGAGATGGAGCGGCTGACCGTCGTCGTGCCCGACGGGCCCGACGTGACGCCGGTCGACGTACCAGCGCTGTCGTTGCCGGTCCGGGACGCGCTGGCGGTCCTCACCCGTGCACGTGCCGTGGACGGGGCCGATCCCACCGCGGCGTTCTGGGGGGCAGCGACGCTGCTCGCCCTCCAGTTCGCCGCCCGTGGCTTGCTGCTGCCCGGGCTGACGGAGGACGATCACGACGCCTGGCGGTTCGGGCCGCTGCGGCCCGAGGACTCCCAGCGGGTACGGGATTTGGCGGCGGCGATGCCTCCGGCGGCCCACGCCGTTCCGCTGGAGGACGGGCCCGGGCTCAGGCTGCCGGAGCCGGAGGATCTCCTCCGCGCCTTCCTCGACGCCGTCGCCGACGCGCTGCCCCGCTCCCCCGCCGCGGGCGCGGTGACGGGTTCTCCCGCCTTCGCGTCGACCGCGCCGCAGCATGTGCCGGAGCAGCGCGAGTGGGCCGCGGATGTGACGGCCCACCATGACAGCGGGGTCCGGATCTCGCTGCGGGTGGAGGTGCCGGGGCTGGACCCCGCGGACCCCGGTACGACTCCGTTCTCCTTCCGCGCGGTGCTCCAGGTGCACAGCGCGAGCGACCCCGCACAGATCGCCGACGCGGCCGAGGTCTGGACCGCCGCGGGCACCGCCACGGCGGGCTTCGGCCCTCGCGCCCGCATGGACGTACTGCTGGCACTGCGCACGGCCACGCGCGCGTGGCCCTCGCTCGCCCCACTGCTGTCGGCGGGCGTTCCGGACATGATCGAGTTGGCTGACGAAGAGGTCACCGACCTCCTCGGTGGGGGTGCCCACGCGCTCGCGGCGGCCGGAGTCGATGTGCACTGGCCCAAGGAGCTCGCCCACAAGCTCACGGCGCGTGCCGTCATCGGCCCCGACGACGACAACGAGAAGGGGCCCACGAGGGCCTCGTCGGACACTCCGTCGTTCCTGTCGGCCAATGCGCTGCTCGCCTTCAACTGGAGATTCGCGCTCGGCGACCGGCCGTTGAGCCGCACGGAGCTGGACCAACTGGCCGAGGCGAAGCGGCCCATGGTGCGTCTGCGCGACCAATGGGTGCTCATCGACCCCGATCAGGCACGACGCGCGCGGGCACATCAGGACCGCAAGCTGACCCCTGTCGACGCTCTCAGCGCCGTTCTGACAGGCTCCACCGAGGTGGACGGGCGGCATGTCGAGGTGGAAGCCACCGGCTGGCTGAGGAGCCTTCGGGAAAGGCTCTCCGACCCGGAGGGCATGGCTCCCGTCGAACAGCCGAAGGCGCTCATGGCACAGCTGCGCGACTATCAGACCCGTGGTCTGACCTGGCTGGCCCGGATGACGTCACTGGGTCTGGGAGCCTGCCTGGCCGACGACATGGGCCTCGGTAAGACGATCACGGTGATCGCCCTGCATCTGCACCGGCAGCAGGACTCCGAGACCACCGGCCCCACTCTGGTGGTGTGCCCGACCTCCCTGATGGGCAACTGGCAACGAGAGATCGAAAGGTTCGCCCCCGGTACCGCGGTACGCCGCTATCACGGTTCACAGCGTTCCTTGGACGGTGTGGGCGACGGTGAGTTCGTCCTCACCACGTACGGCACGATGCGCCTGGACGCCCGGCGGCTGGGCACGGTGCCCTGGGGCCTGCTGGTCGCCGACGAGGCACAGCACGTCAAGAACCCGTACTCGGCGACGGCCAAGGAGCTCCGGACGATCGACACGCGCGCGCGTGTCGCTCTGACCGGTACTCCGGTCGAGAACAACCTGTCCGAGCTGTGGGCGATCCTCGACTGGACCACACCTGGGCTCCTCGGCCGGCTGGGGAACTTCCGCAGCCGCTACGCCCGCGCGGTGGAGGCGGGCGGGGACCCGGCGGCGGCGGAGCGGCTCGCCAAACTGGTCGGGCCGTTCCTGTTGCGGCGGCGGAAGTCCGACCCGGGGATCGCTCCGGAGCTCCCGCCGAAGACGGAGACCGACCGCGCGGTGTCGCTCACCGCCGAGCAGGCGGGGTTGTACGAGGCGGTGGTCCGCGAAACGCTCGCGGCGATCTCGGAATCGGCGGGCATCGCCCGACGCGGCATGATCGTCAAACTCCTGACCGGGCTCAAGCAGATCTGTAATCACCCTGCGCAGTTCCTCAAGGAGGACGCGCCGAGGATCACGGGCCGCTCGGGAAAGATGGAACTGCTCGACGAATTGCTGACCACGATCCTCTCGGAAGGGGCGAGCGTGCTGGTGTTCACCCAGTACGTGCAGATGGCGCGCCTCATCGAGCG includes:
- a CDS encoding roadblock/LC7 domain-containing protein, encoding MAQKTGLGWLLDDLTERVEYVRHALVLSNDGLVTGASSALAREDAEHLAAVASGLHSLAKGSGRHFGAGQVRQTMIEFDDAVMFVTAAGEGSCLCVLSTAEADIGQVAYEMTLLVNRVGEHLGVDARHPDRTAIIDG
- a CDS encoding DUF6397 family protein produces the protein MSNNSIMPAPDRTFGRFDAVLVAPPVGPGEERPAPPTLAPTRAARELGLKRVEFELAVQLGRIRTTPGARPGERRVTRGEVDRVRAQDGFPDALRERVRTVGTSEGANLLGITTARFTKLARLGRITPALYYRNRYRATVWLYLAEDLREFKARPENRELLTGRTPAPLKERLDRGMDVRARNWRGRYHGRLLRTADGPWQSAAATASFLDDERIAHVVADADERVHLDALRPRRPVHSGSGTQSPALVPDLMKAADEDEIRWYQTHLALCVAYARDRVPISPIPPARPRASLPRHPKPVRHRRLLARLLRGRG
- a CDS encoding PPOX class F420-dependent oxidoreductase, producing MAQKMTDEQWRAFVSQGTRTAKLSTVRADGSPHIAPIWFVLDGDELVFNTGKETVKGRNLARDQRLALCVDDDRPPFAFVLLQGRAELSEDLDEVRTWAGRIGARYMGEERAEEFATRNGVPGELVVRVHVDKVVAYDAVAE
- a CDS encoding DEAD/DEAH box helicase, encoding MTLIDQLPQSADPDALYEAFGSWAEGRGLTLYPHQEEALIEVVSGANVIVSTPTGSGKSMIAAGAHFAALARDEVTFYTAPIKALVSEKFFELCKMFGTENVGMLTGDASVNSDAPIICCTAEVLASIALRDGRNADVGQVVMDEFHFYAEGDRGWAWQIPLLELPQAQFVLMSATLGDMAMFEKDLTRRTGRPTAVVRSATRPVPLSYEYRLTPMTDTLTELLETKQAPVYIVHFTQAQAVERAQALMSINMCTRQEKDRIAELIGNFRFTTKFGRNLSRYVRHGIGVHHAGMLPKYRRLVEKLAQAGLLKVICGTDTLGVGVNVPIRTVLFTALSKYDGNRVRTLRAREFHQIAGRAGRAGFDTAGFVVAQAPEHVIENEKALAKAGDDPKKRRKVVRKKAPEGFVGWGESTFDKLITSDPEPLTSRFRVTHTMLLAVIARPGNAFDAMRHLLEDNHEPRKQQLRHIRRAIAIYRSLLDGGIVEKLDEPDAEGRIVRLTVDLQQDFALNQPLSTFALAAFELLAPESPSYALDMVSVVESTLDDPRQILAAQQNKARGEAVAAMKADGVEYEDRMERLQDVSYPKPLEELLFHAYDTYRHSHPWVGDHPLSPKSVIRDMYERAMTFTEFVSYYELARTEGIVLRYLASAFKALDHTVPDDLKSEDLQDLIAWLGEMVRQVDSSLLDEWEQLANPEVMTAEEAQERADQVKPVTSNGRAFRVLVRNAMFRRVELAALDHLSELGEMDKESGWDADTWGDAMDKYWDEYDDLGTGPDARGPRLLMIQEDAEHGLWRVRQSFADPNGDHDWGISAEVDLTASDEEGRAVVRVTSVGQL
- a CDS encoding ABC transporter ATP-binding protein, yielding MIGLAPPAYDPAAPTTANTLPVGAPATVRAYVKELFRRHRTAFLALVTVNAVAVIASMVGPYLLGALVERVSEGGDALGELRIGPTVVAFAVALVVQAAFIQQVRLRGAVLGEQMLADLREDFLVRSVRLPPGVLERAGTGDLLSRITTDIDRLSNAMREAVPQLAIGVVWVVLLLGGLTVTAPELAPAVVVAVPLLVIGCRWYFKRAPAAYRSEAAGYAAVASALAETIDAGRTVEAHRLGERRVALSDLRITQWTAWERYTMWLRSVLFPVVNLTHITVLGSVLMVGGVFVLQGWITVGQLTTGALLAQMLVDPVGLILRWYDELQVAQVSLARLVGVRDIEPEEGDDSVSPEGRAVHADAVRFGYRAGVDVLRDVSLRVEPGTRLALVGPSGAGKSTLGRLLAGIYAPGGGAITLGGAELSRMPAERVRSHVALVNQEHHVFVGSLRDNLRLARSTAEDPELWAALEAVDAEVWARALDAGLDTDVGSGGLGLTPAQAQQIALARLVLADPHTLVLDEATSLLDPRAARHLERSLARVLDGRTVVAIAHRLHTAHDAEVIAVVEQGRITELGSHDELVAADGAYAALWRSWHG
- a CDS encoding metal-dependent hydrolase; this translates as MMGPAHSLSGAAAWLGVGAAAAAAGHTMPWPVLLTGALICAGAALAPDLDHKAATISRAFGPVSRGLCEIVDKLSYAVYKGTRKPGDPRRSGGHRTLTHTWLWAVLIGGGASVLAVTGGRWAVLGLLFVHLVLAIEGLLWRATRGQSSDVLVWLLAAACAWILAGVLDQPGNGSGWLFTEPGQEYLWLGLPIVLGALVHDIGDALTISGCPILWPIPIGKKRWYPLGPPKMMRFRAGSWVELKVLMPAFMLLGGVGGAAALNVI